In Bufo gargarizans isolate SCDJY-AF-19 chromosome 6, ASM1485885v1, whole genome shotgun sequence, a single genomic region encodes these proteins:
- the LOC122942069 gene encoding probable ATP-dependent RNA helicase DDX4 gives MVLIAIFSIKSRNESQFKDLQEPEAIIVAPTRELINQIYLDAWKFAYGTVVRPVVIYGGTQTSNSLRQIFQGCNILCATPGRLLDVINKEKIGLSQVKYLVLYEADRMLDMGFMEDVRKLLSSQGMPKREERQTLMFSATFPTPIQNLAREILKPDYLFVVVGPVGGACSDVEQQIIEVEEYGKRAKLLELLQLIGHERTMVFVKTKKMADLIATFLCQEKIPCTSIHGDREQREREKALGDFRSGQCPVIVATSVAARGLDIENVLHVINFDIPGDVDEYVHRIGRTGRCGNTGKAISFFNKIGDDEQKIVRGLVKVLTDAHQEVPAWLEEMAFSAHGMPTFSSQPSKFASVDSRKRGDFQEDNGYSNAGISQPAARAAAEEDEDWG, from the exons atggtccttatagctatattcagtATTAAGAGTAGAAACGAG agTCAGTTTAAAGATCTTCAGGAACCAGAAGCCATAATTGTTGCTCCTACCAGAGAGCTGATCAATCAGATTTACCTAGATGCTTGGAAATTTGCATACGGAACTGTCGTTCGTCCAGTTGTAATCTATGGAGGAACACAAACGTCTAATTCACTGCGCCAGATATTTCAAGGCTGCAACATCCTTTGTGCGACACCTGGGAGGTTACTGGACGTTATTAACAAGGAGAAGATTGGGTTGAGCCAAGTGAAATACCTTGTTCTGTATGAAGCTGATCGTATGCTGGACATGGGTTTTATGGAAGATGTAAGAAAATTGTTGTCAAGTCAAGGAATGCCAAAAAGAGAAGAAAGGCAAACTTTAATGTTCAGTGCCACGTTCCCTACGCCCATACAAAATCTTGCTAGAGAGAttttgaagccagattatctgttcgtGGTTGTCGGACCAGTTGGTGGCGCGTGCAGTGATGTCGAACAGCAGATAATTGAAGTGGAAGAGTATGGAAAGAGG gctAAACTGCTGGAACTTTTACAACTCATAGGCCATGAGCGCACGATGGTTTTTGTGAAAACCAAAAAGATGGCGGATTTAATTGCAAcatttctttgtcaagaaaaaatcCCCTGCACAAGCATTCACGGGGACAGAGAGCAAAGAGAGCGGGAGAAAGCTCTGGGCGACTTCCGCTCTGGACAGTGTCCTGTGATTGTTGCCACGTCTGTTGCTGCCAGAGGATTAGATATCGAGAACGTCCTTCATGTGATAAATTTTGACATCCCTGGCGATGTTGACGAatatgttcacaggatcggccgaaCCGGACGCTGCGGCAACACTGGAaaagccatttctttttttaataagatTGGTGATGACGAGCAAAAAATTGTCCGTGGACTAGTGAAAGTTTTAACCGATGCTCACCAGGAGGTAc CTGCTTGGCTTGAAGAGATGGCGTTCAGTGCCCATGGCATGCCAACCTTTAGTTCACAGCCAAGCAAATTTGCTTCAGTGGATAGCAGGAAGAGAGGTGACTTCCAGGAGGACAACGGTTACAGCAATGCTGGCATTTCACAACCTGCAGCGCGGGCGGCAGCGGAGGAGGACGAAGATTGGGGCTAG